The Haliotis asinina isolate JCU_RB_2024 chromosome 3, JCU_Hal_asi_v2, whole genome shotgun sequence genome segment AGACCCATCTTGCCTCCACACCCTCATGTAAGACCAACCTTGCATACCCACCCTCTTGTAAGATCCATCTTGCCTCCACACACTCATGTAAGACCCATCTTGCCTCAACAACGTCTTGTAAGACCCACCTTGCTTACAGACCCTCACTTAAGACCCATCTTACCTCCACACCCTCATGTAAGACCAACCTTGCCTCCACACCTTCATGTAAGACCCATTTTACTTCCACAACCTCATGTAAAACCCATCTTGCCTCCACACACTCATGGAAGACCCATCTTGCCTCCACACCCTCATGTAAGACCCAACTTGCCTACACACACTCATGTAAGACCCACCTTGCCTACAGACCCTCATTTAAGACCCATCTTGCCTCCACACCCTCACGTAAGATCCCCCTTGCCTCCACACACTCATGTAAGACCCACCTTGCCTGCACACCCTCATGTAAAACCAACCTTGCCTACAGACCCTCATTTAAGACCCACCTGGCCTCCACACCCTCACGTAAGACCCCCATTGCCTCCACACACTCATGTAAGACCCACCTTGCCTACAGACCCTCATTTAAAATCCATCTTGCCTCCACACCCTCATGTAAGACCCCCCTTGCCTCCACACCCCATGTAAGACCCACCTTGCCTACACACCCTCATGTAAGACCCATCTTGCCCACTGACACTCATTTAAGACCTATCTTGCCTCCAAGTCCTCACGTAAGACCCATCTTGCCTCCACATCTTCATGGGAGACCCACCTTGCCTCCACACCCTCATGTAAGACCCACCTAGCCTCCACACCCTCATGTAAGACCCACCTTGCCTCCATACCCTCAAGTAAGACCCACCTTGCCACCACACTCTATCTTGCCCCCCTGTGCCACTGCATCAGCCACTGCCTGCTGGTACTGGGCCACTCCCTGCTTGCTGTGTAGAGGCCCATACAAAACCCCATCTGAAACAACAAGGGAAAGTGCCCAGCTCTTCACTGCATGTCAACAGATCATATTCTACCCAATTCTAGATCTAGAGATATTATGACAGGTCTGAATTCATTGTTGTACTAACACCAACAAAACCTGTGATTTATGTTATTTAATGAAGTACCAACAAGGCATGAAGCGGTAGACCCATAAATAAATACTTTTAAATCTGAGTGAATATAAAAtctaaacaacatgcaaacCAGCACGTAATCACAGTGCAGAGGCACTCACCGTCTAGAGGGTCGCCTATCCTCAGCTGTCCATACGCTTTGACTAGCTTTTCAACAACCTGGTCATGCACCTTCTCGTGGAGAATCTGAAACACACACAATGAATGGCAGTCAGGTAAGTTATCAGCTGTGATGGATGACAGGGTGACAGAGAGGAACCCGGGCTGCTGCGATACAGTAATGGTATCAACTTCTACTGCCTATCTCTAAGACAGAGGCCATAGCATAGGGGACAGAGAGTTTGTACAGTTGAGGGAAGAGGCTGCACAGTAAAACACAGAGAGGCTAAACAGTTGGGGGGCAAAACTGTTGTAGTGTCTCGGACAGAGAGGCTgtacaggggagacaactcaccaGCCTGCGTGTTGTGGTACATCTCTGACCAGCTGTGCCAGCACAGGCAAATACTCCTGCCCTCACAACCATCTCCAGATCTGCATCCTCATCAACTGACAGAACAAAAGTTAATTTCTTCTCAACTGAATATTTGGCTAACAATTGATGCTTAAGCTGTTGTCAGTCCAGCCATAACTATCAACAGTATACAAGGTATAGGACAGACAATTCTCTGGTTGGAAGAGTACACAGCACATTAACATCCTGGCTAGGTGACATAAGCCATGTTGCAATGTAATCAGTGTCTTATAACAAGGAACTGATCACCAATTCTGAGAGTTAAACCACTGAACAGTTCCTTCAGTTTATGATACTGAATATCTGAACCCATGAAAGACTGACTCTGGGTCACAGTCTCTTACATATTTCAAGAAACACTACCAGCACAGTTCTTCATATGTCCTGTTGCCTAACATTCTATTTATCATAACATACCTATTATTGCATTGTTTCCACCAAGCTCCAACAAAAATTTGCCTGAAACATACAAAGATCTTATGATACcatattttcacaatgaaacagatattcaaaccatgttgttttcaaaaaatTGCATGTGTATCTCATTTGCTATTTTAAGTGGAATGACGTAACTTTGCTAAACtcagtattcaagcaatatcatagcaCAATAGCGTCCTCTTGGAGGAAACCTTAAATCAATGCAGATTAGACAACCTAGGAGTATCAGTATAGTCTGATCACATGGATATGATCAATGTGAATCTTAGAAACCAAATTCACTGAATCCTAGAAAACCTAAGGGAGCTTACTCTGAGAGTGAACACTTACTGTGGTGCCATTAGACAACTTGACTAACAATGCTCCTGATATTCTACAGATGTAGCTAGACTATGATAAATTGGGAACGATACAAGAAAGTTTTGATCCTATAACACTTCACAGGTCAGAAAAAACAAAGTGAGATTACCAAATCTTTCCTGAACCATTAGGGACACCTTCTGCCCAATCTGCAACAGAACAGTGCCTTGCTGAACACCTCGACAGTTACAGACATCACTAGACATCAGTTAACTAAGAATAAGGTATCCAAGACTAAACATGTCAGCTTTCATCCTGATCATCATTTTGCTCTGAACACAGTGTCAGATGGAAAGTAGTTCTAGGAATACATGTTAGTGCTCCACTGGAACATTATTTATCTATGATATCCGTTCTACATTAGGTTTCTTACATAAAGTATTTCCTACTTAAATACATAACTGATTTTTCCATGCTGTAATAAAAGCATCTGTTGACTTTTAGTCAGTGTACTTACAGGTGTGCTGCCTGTGAAAGACACCAGGTTCACTCTCTCATCTTTAGCTATCAGCGTCCTAAAGGGGAAAAAAAGTCACAGCATTACTGAAAACATTTCCCGCACTATAAGGCGAGGCATAAACCATTTTGTCTATGCTGTCAATATTTCATACAGATACAATCCATATACAACCCCTGCAcaaacatacactcacacaacaTGAAgacaagtcatcaatatccactACAATAGTAAAATGcccttatgaatatgtctgctaGTGATGATTATATATacaaagtttggtgaagaaacggtgaatagttctgctctggaaaagaataCTACCACAATTTTCAGCCAAGTCACATTTATTGccaaaacaacatttactgaaacaaaaaaaatatttttttcaaaaaaaaaatactgaaaGGCACCAGTGCACCACCAAATctgtctatgtgccaagtttggtgaagaaacattgaatggtttagAGTTCTGCCCCTGAAAAGAGCACttccaccaatttcagtcaaactcAAACACGTTGCCATGGGAAtcccaaatatatttttattcagaTCTGCTCCAGAAATGTGCCCCTGCCAGATGGAAACATCTAAGTAAGTCAATCTCCTATGTAACTATAACAAGACGGAAGCAGAGAGTACAATGAACCCAAAATCATCATCGATGTTGCGAATTGAACTAGCAAACCACTTACCTACCCACTGGCTAAGTAAGTCAACACCACACAAAGCATCCTCACCCTATATTGGCACCACCACAGACCAAGGAGCACACTGACCCTGGAATGTTGTTGTCTTCCAATACCTTTGTTACAATCCTGAAATAATGGAATAAGAATTTAACCACTGAATGCATGGCCAAGTTCTACAAGAATTAACCAATAAATGTTTACAGGATGACCATGAGGCTATATTTTAACAAGCACAATCAGGAGTTCCAAAGACAACGACCTACCTGGTCATAGCTACACTTGTCAGAGGTGTGGATGGGGCACCTTTCCTGTAGACACGACAAATCCATGTATAGTCAGATGTATTCTCACTGTGTACATGACAACAAAAACATAGAGGGCTGGCATATCCCCACTGTTTATACTGTTGGATGAGTGAACAACAGAGGTCAAACCCCACATCGAACGGTGTTCCAGTTATATCCAACGCATCACTGAGACAGACACCTAAAGCAATGCATGTCTCGGGCATTCACAATGGCAGAGAAATCAACAAGAATAGGTTTGGTGCTGAGAGACATAACATAATCGGGGAAAAACTGAGTATGAACACAAAGACATTCGTTCCTGCAAGGctaaagggatgcaactctgcacagcaaaatTCATGTCCTTCTGGTAGTTGAGCCACCAATGCTCCAGTGCATAATGGGTTTACAACATTCCACAACAGTTTGATTGATGAAAGACAGCACTTCTCATCTGCTCCTCCAATAGGGAAAAACAGCAAGCCACTTTGCTCAGTTGTTCCATGTTTTGGAAAACAATATGCACATGACTAGACATGAACTCATATACAGTGGGAGCTAGCTCATaagggttgtctcccttagatCTCAGTGTTGTTTTCCCAGTTTGTCTCCATGTCCAAATTCTTATCAAAATGAACGGTTTTCCTGTGACTACTACCTCTTGCATGAGTTGTTTGAAAAAACAACTCCAAAATTGCAAATTTAATGATATGATAGTTTGTTATTTCTATGATAAACATCCCAAGTTTAGAATTCCACAAGAGAAAGGTGAAGATCACTGACCACAGCACAGTGTTTCCTGTGACCAGGGCAAGGCATGAGTTCCAGCCATAGACTGCACAGGGGAAGTTGAAGGCTGTGATGACCCCAATGACCCCTAGTGGGTTCCACTGCTCTATCAGCATATGTCCGGGGCCTGGAGAAGACACATATCTCTAATGCTATCAGGACATTTCATCTGTTGAACTGGAAGCACTTCAAACTGTTGTTAAAAGCATTATGAAAACATATGAAGTTAACTTCAAAGAGTAACAAAAAATATGTGATGCTGgactttaagtgagtgagtatggtttatgcctcgtctagcaatattccagcaatatcatggcattggacacttgaaatcggcttcacacattatacccatgtggggaatcaaacctgggcttTCAGCGAGAGGAATGGAAgctttatccattaggccacctTACCAACTCCTGGACTGAAAGACACTATTACAATCTTATTTTGAACTTTACTGTGATAGACAACAGGATCCTATCATACTGCCAGCTAGTCCACAGGACAGTTCAGAAAAATGCTTACACTAGGAAATGGTATGTAACAAGCTGCTTGAGAACACTGACCTTGTAACCAAATCTCatttatcacatacatgtacaggtgtattTTGAATGTCTAAAACTGTTTCATTACGTTCTGATGGGAAAACATGTCCTGCAAACATTCGGGAGAGTCCAACAGCATAGTCAGCAATGTCGATGTACTCCTGGACCTCTCCCACCCCCTCCGGCACAATCTTCCCCATCTCCATGGCCAGCTGTAAGACAGTGAGGGAATGTTATTTTATGCAGCCGTCAACAATTTTCCTGCTCTACCACTGTAGCCTGAAAATAGTCAGGGACAGAAAACTgatggttgatagcatgagcacAAATCATGCAATAAGGTAAACATGCACTGCAGCCAGACATCTGTCAGTCATCTCATGCATAGGAAATAATTATAAATTTATGAACATTCTTTCCACATTAGAAACAACATCTGTATTCAGATTATACATGTATGCGAGAATAATAGAGGCCTTAAAGGTAAGCCTGTAGTGTCTAGCCAATAAAACACATATCTACCATTATGCTGGTACTGTAGTCAAGTGAATGTTCTTATCACAAAGTATCTCACCAACTTGCCCAGCAGATTTATGTTTTTACGGAAAGCCTCTCCAATCTGCCGCACAATCTCTCCTCTCTTCGGACCAGGAACCTGCAGGGAAGATAATTATCTGTAAATGTGTCAGCAAGTATTTTCAGCAGAAACAGACATGATACTATGGAGACAGctacacaaaatgaaataactggaaaccagaaatgggttccactCACTAAAGCAAAACATGGGTACATTAAGCATGACCATGCATGTCAATAGCATGATCAACAAATTCAAGGTGTAGTGTTAGATGTCTCAACTGGCTTGACCCATCAACAGTCCTACATGGTACTGAGGATGTCATGGAGACCCCATACCCTGCAACATTTCAATGGTCCACACATTTATTCAGTGCCCTGACATAAAGTGGAAAAGTTGGTAACAAGTCATCGTACAGATGAATTCTTTACTCACATCAGCCCAAACTTTCCATGCTTCTCTGGTTGCAGTGATTGCCTTTTCATAGTCAGCAGCACTTCCCTTAAATAGAACATTCAGAAAACAATCAACAGTAATACTCACTGATTAGGCACTCTAGCCATAGGATAAACCTGACTCAAGGAGTTTCAAGGGCTTGAAACTAGGAGTCATTAAACCTGGCTGAGTCTGTTCACCATATGGCAAGACAAGTATGATGTAACATAACATTAACAATATACTGAAGATGACACCATGAGTGCTCTATTGAGCAACTGAGCAACTCCTGTTGGTTGTCCCTTGGAAGTTCTTGTAGGAACTGGCAGTTTGGATCCAGATATATTCCTTCCTGTTCAGTGATCCAAGTGCATGTACTCCACAGACTTCAAACAGGGAAGGCATCAGTAAATCCCagggagtttagtttcatgccacttATAACAATATACCTATTCTGTGGCAGGGGACACACTGAATTGGGGATTCAAAACTGGGTCTTCATCGTGATAAGTAAACCctttaactgctaggctacccaaccatccCCAGTGCTTCTCAGCTACACACTGTTGTGTAACAACATCACAAGCTgtttatgaaaacatgaaaaaatgttCACACCAACCAAAAACAGGGCAAGTTGCTTATGCAAACATGACTATGACATCATCAGGTGTAGCGCAATTATTTTGTCCTATTTTCATTATGATTTCCACTACCACTAAAACATCTATTTaaattacaaacaaaattaaaaaatctGAGAATACGCCTGTTAATGAAATTTACATCTAAGAAGTATATTTTATAACAAATTCCTGTAGCATTTGTCTTTAGTTAATTTACAAGTTGGGTCTGACCAACATAAAAACTGTCAATACGTAGGTTTAATATACATGTGTCTGCTTGATACTTTTATAcgacaatgagtgagttagtgaataCAGCATAAGCCGCTGTTAGTAATACCCCAGCAACACGACATTGATGGACACTAAAAACTGGGTTTCACACGCCATACTcaagtgggaatcaaacccgggtccaTGTTATGAACCCTTTAGCTGTAAGGTAACCTCAGTAATCACATCTGGGTATTATAACTAACAATGGTCAAACTGTTCCACTTTAAGtgtaaaaatgtgtttttcccTGAATGTTTTAGGGAATAACTTATTTTATACAGCTGTTCTAGATATATTGTGTCTAGAATATATTCACTATATTGATATGTCATAAGTGTTCAATGAAGAAACATACTGTAACACAAATGGTTCAGTCTGTGACAGCCATGGCATCCATATCATGAGAGACCATTTGTCTATTATATGGGCTTTGGTTTTTATCATGTGTTTGCTAAATTCCTCAGAAGGACTGACTCACCTGAATAACCTTTGCTATTGGTTGGTTATTTGCTGGACAATACGATGTTGTTTCCTGAAAACCAGGTAAAAtgaaaaaacatgaaatgttcaCCCAACTTCAGGCAAACACCAGAAATATTCATGAAACTTCAATCACACACAGttgaattagaaataattaacaTGCTGATTATTTGAATAATGTCCCTAACAAATTGACGATATACTCTAATGGTTTCCAATATCTATATATGAAACTGAGTAT includes the following:
- the LOC137278564 gene encoding alpha-aminoadipic semialdehyde dehydrogenase-like; this encodes MAGLVRVLLRYKGPSSLVSRSSVATRHYAAMSGLLIEDPKYAWLKELGLSAQNKGVYYGVWGGEGEETTSYCPANNQPIAKVIQGSAADYEKAITATREAWKVWADVPGPKRGEIVRQIGEAFRKNINLLGKLLAMEMGKIVPEGVGEVQEYIDIADYAVGLSRMFAGHVFPSERPGHMLIEQWNPLGVIGVITAFNFPCAVYGWNSCLALVTGNTVLWKGAPSTPLTSVAMTRIVTKVLEDNNIPGSVCSLVCGGANIGTLIAKDERVNLVSFTGSTPIGQKVSLMVQERFGKFLLELGGNNAIIVDEDADLEMVVRAGVFACAGTAGQRCTTTRRLILHEKVHDQVVEKLVKAYGQLRIGDPLDDGVLYGPLHSKQGVAQYQQAVADAVAQGGKIECGGKVIDRPGNFVEPTIISGLSHDAAVVQRETFAPIVYALKCKSFEEAVEWNNEVKQGLTSSLFTKNPNKIFRWIGPKGSDCGVVNVNIPTSGAEIGGAFGGEKHTGGGRESGSDAWKQYMRRSTCTINYSTELPLAQGIKFE